From a single Dysidea avara chromosome 14, odDysAvar1.4, whole genome shotgun sequence genomic region:
- the LOC136244519 gene encoding uncharacterized protein — MFVILKLRINPPLEFMAYQFRISTAITSRIFMKWLKQMDLRLQDLIIWPDRDALQKTMPMCFQASFGKKVAVIIDCFEIFIDRPSNLSARASTWSNYKHHNTAKVLLGIAPQGIVSFVSECWGGRVSDKHLTEQCGILKKLLPGDVVLADRGFDIAESVAMMQAQLYIPAFTKGKQQLSAMEVESTRKIANVRIHVERVIGCVRQKYSILRGIIPIDFVTKRLGEEIPAIDRIVRVCCALNNVCASVVPFE, encoded by the coding sequence ATGTTTGTGATACTTAAGCTTCGGATCAATCCTCCTCTGGAATTTATGGCTTATCAGTTTAGAATTTCTACAGCTATTACCTCAAGGATTTTTATGAAATGGCTGAAACAAATGGACTTGCGATTGCAAGACCTGATAATCTGGCCAGACCGAGATGCCCTTCAAAAGACAATGCCTATGTGTTTTCAAGCATCATTTGGAAAGAAGGTAGCTGTGATAATTGATTGCTTTGAAATATTCATAGACCGGCCATCGAATTTGTCAGCACGTGCTAGCACGTGGTCTAATTACAAGCACCACAACACTGCCAAAGTGCTGCTAGGAATTGCACCTCAGGGAATTGTTTCATTCGTTTCAGAATGTTGGGGAGGTCGAGTAAGTGATAAGCATCTCACTGAACAGTGTGGGATTTTAAAGAAATTGTTACCAGGTGATGTTGTTTTGGCAGATAGAGGGTTTGACATTGCGGAGTCAGTAGCTATGATGCAGGCACAGCTCTACATTCCTGCCTTCACAAAGGGTAAACAACAGTTGTCAGCAATGGAAGTAGAAAGTACGAGGAAGATTGCAAACGTAAGAATTCATGTGGAACGTGTTATTGGTTGTGTTCGTCAGAAGTATTCCATATTACGAGGCATTATTccaattgattttgtaacaaaaaGACTGGGTGAAGAAATCCCTGCCATTGATCGTATTGTACGAGTATGTTGTGCCTTAAATAATGTATGTGCATCTGTTGTACCATTTGAATAA